A genomic window from Candidatus Poribacteria bacterium includes:
- a CDS encoding ABC transporter substrate-binding protein — MKHRCFTRILLLTLLISLLAGFSPIFADSHLKRGGTLIFGRGGDSVGLDPALEEDGESFKVCDNIYDTLVQYKDESTELEPGLATNWESSTDGLIWTFHLRKGVTFHDGTPFNAEAVLFSLNRQHDDTHPFHKVGGSYIYWIATGLAEIVDKIIAVDDYTVQIHLKTAYAPFIYTIAITPFSIVSPTAVQKWGDAFSNNPVGTGPFKFVQWDRGDKIVLEANDTYWDGRPLLDRVILRSIPDNSVRLIELQQGSIHAMEFPNPDDFQQIRDDDTLELLSQPGMSIGYLAMNMDKSPFDTLNVRLAINHAINKSAIIEYLYQGLGIPAKNPIPPTLWGYDDSIEDYAYDPELAKKLLAEAGYPNGFETTLWALPVPRPYIPDGRALAEVLQSELRNVGIETKIVTFDWGTYLEKTKNGEHDIAMLGWSADLGDPDNFLYFLLSKSSAEKPAGNIAFYRSDEMQAVLEQARATSDREKRISLYQEAQRIFHKDVPWVPLAHAKQILVINKKVKNLKLQPLNWKYFRQIWIEE, encoded by the coding sequence ATGAAACACAGATGTTTTACACGGATTCTCTTATTGACGCTTCTAATATCGCTACTTGCGGGATTTTCCCCAATATTTGCCGACTCACACCTAAAGCGTGGTGGCACCCTAATATTCGGGCGCGGCGGTGACTCTGTGGGATTAGATCCGGCGCTTGAGGAAGATGGAGAATCCTTCAAGGTTTGCGATAATATCTACGATACACTCGTCCAATACAAAGATGAAAGCACTGAACTTGAACCCGGTCTCGCAACAAATTGGGAAAGCTCAACAGATGGTTTGATATGGACATTTCACCTTCGCAAAGGCGTAACGTTTCATGATGGAACCCCTTTCAACGCCGAAGCCGTTCTCTTTTCGCTTAACCGACAGCACGATGATACACATCCCTTCCATAAAGTTGGCGGTAGTTATATTTACTGGATAGCAACGGGCTTGGCAGAGATTGTTGACAAAATTATCGCTGTTGATGACTATACCGTTCAAATTCACCTTAAAACGGCTTATGCTCCTTTTATCTATACGATTGCAATAACCCCTTTCTCTATTGTTAGCCCAACAGCGGTGCAGAAATGGGGCGATGCGTTTTCCAATAACCCGGTCGGCACGGGTCCCTTTAAGTTCGTGCAGTGGGATAGAGGAGATAAAATCGTGCTTGAAGCAAACGACACGTATTGGGACGGACGGCCTCTGTTAGATAGAGTGATCCTTCGCTCTATTCCTGATAACTCCGTGCGGCTTATTGAACTTCAGCAAGGCAGTATCCACGCCATGGAGTTCCCAAATCCGGACGATTTTCAACAGATCCGAGATGACGACACGCTCGAATTGTTATCGCAACCCGGCATGAGCATCGGTTACTTGGCGATGAACATGGATAAATCTCCTTTCGACACTCTCAACGTTCGGCTCGCAATTAACCACGCTATCAACAAATCAGCAATTATTGAATACCTGTATCAAGGTTTGGGGATTCCAGCGAAGAACCCGATTCCACCAACACTCTGGGGGTATGATGATTCGATTGAAGATTACGCCTACGACCCGGAACTGGCGAAAAAACTGCTCGCTGAAGCGGGATACCCCAACGGTTTTGAGACAACCCTCTGGGCATTACCCGTTCCGCGTCCCTATATTCCTGATGGACGCGCCCTTGCAGAAGTTCTTCAATCCGAACTCCGAAATGTTGGAATCGAGACAAAGATCGTGACCTTTGACTGGGGTACCTATCTTGAAAAAACGAAAAATGGGGAGCACGACATCGCGATGTTGGGATGGAGTGCCGATCTTGGGGATCCCGATAACTTCCTCTACTTCCTTCTAAGTAAATCGTCAGCAGAGAAGCCCGCTGGAAATATTGCATTTTATCGTAGCGATGAAATGCAAGCCGTTTTAGAGCAGGCGAGAGCGACCTCAGATCGAGAAAAGCGAATCTCGCTTTATCAAGAAGCACAGCGAATCTTCCACAAAGATGTGCCGTGGGTGCCATTGGCGCATGCGAAACAGATTTTAGTCATTAACAAAAAGGTCAAAAACCTTAAACTTCAACCCTTGAATTGGAAATACTTCCGCCAAATTTGGATCGAGGAATAG
- a CDS encoding tetratricopeptide repeat protein gives MLSVEQLIQNLMNTTQPSVVRCSAIVNLVSQGSSQGIEALIEVLADSDSMVRREAAMALQQMDATRATQPLLEALQVESNDLTLWALLEAIGELATPDALPMLESLRTTGSMLTRIEAKKSMARIEGRYANGGTSLSPEASESVLHAEQIDPNEPSPTADFIDSQTTPEEDIVESESNVSPHNMAGSQATPPDDLFIEAVEDTETVESGEKQPTEFEKIFISRSVDSDEITDISDYTASTDERVDVPKETESADDVTDTPEKSVENTQSKTPTDTLTTDTESTQREKEDQEIDDLAESIARSSRLAGSSVNLPVLAPNASTVPYDPKGTALEPAQTNFFLTLIHPGRYLSKQWVQRTRVYLILWAVLVIVIIGFTQYQKHTKMELSPLSRFGLSMSELPELVKRSLAEGDFYIQEGYYRKAINSYELSRGLGALPVSFYRKLGFAYFKEGQHALSVEAYELFLETRAHENPDVFAAEASLVGVYPLTSVEVGITRDYETYNILGTAYMKLGRVLDAKRTYEKAIQLVPKYGEAYNNLARLYADNYPNPIWMKDWRVGRLEAWTVEAPRQSSDLPLLQTSLPSLRLAEALAYTAVTLNPDVAAYHDTLGWVLSKRGQVNKGMKTLERAINLQSDAVEPHYHLAQVALKANERQKAIEAIRNVFKLNPAFVSLNTTEQR, from the coding sequence ATGTTATCTGTTGAACAACTTATCCAGAATTTAATGAACACAACGCAACCGAGCGTTGTCCGTTGCAGTGCTATTGTGAATCTTGTTTCGCAGGGCAGCTCACAGGGAATAGAAGCCCTAATTGAGGTGCTCGCCGATTCAGATTCCATGGTCCGACGCGAAGCCGCGATGGCACTTCAGCAAATGGACGCGACTCGGGCTACGCAACCGTTACTTGAAGCGTTGCAGGTAGAGTCAAACGATTTAACGCTTTGGGCACTGCTTGAAGCGATTGGTGAATTGGCAACACCTGATGCGCTGCCTATGCTCGAATCGCTCCGCACTACCGGCTCTATGCTTACGCGGATCGAAGCGAAGAAAAGCATGGCTCGGATTGAGGGGCGTTATGCCAACGGAGGCACTTCACTCTCCCCGGAGGCATCTGAATCCGTCCTGCATGCTGAGCAGATAGATCCAAATGAACCGTCACCGACAGCGGATTTTATAGATTCACAAACCACACCAGAAGAAGACATAGTAGAATCGGAGTCGAATGTTTCTCCGCATAACATGGCGGGTTCTCAAGCGACTCCGCCCGACGATCTGTTCATAGAAGCGGTGGAAGATACAGAGACGGTTGAATCTGGTGAGAAACAGCCAACAGAATTTGAAAAAATATTCATAAGTCGTTCTGTTGATTCAGACGAGATAACTGATATATCGGATTATACAGCGTCCACGGATGAACGCGTCGATGTTCCGAAGGAAACAGAATCCGCAGATGACGTAACTGATACGCCGGAAAAATCCGTAGAAAATACCCAATCAAAAACACCGACAGATACTTTAACGACCGATACGGAATCAACACAACGAGAGAAAGAAGATCAGGAGATAGATGATTTAGCAGAATCCATTGCCCGATCGTCTCGTCTTGCCGGTTCATCCGTCAATCTCCCGGTATTAGCCCCGAATGCGTCTACCGTCCCGTATGATCCGAAGGGCACTGCGCTTGAACCCGCACAGACGAACTTCTTTCTGACGCTCATACACCCCGGCAGGTATCTCTCCAAGCAATGGGTGCAGCGAACGCGAGTGTATCTAATATTGTGGGCTGTTTTGGTTATCGTTATAATCGGTTTCACCCAATATCAGAAACACACAAAAATGGAGTTAAGTCCACTCTCTCGTTTTGGACTTTCTATGAGTGAACTACCGGAATTAGTAAAACGCTCATTGGCGGAAGGGGATTTCTACATTCAGGAGGGATATTACAGAAAAGCCATTAATTCGTATGAATTGAGCAGGGGACTCGGCGCCCTTCCGGTTAGTTTCTATAGGAAACTCGGATTCGCGTATTTTAAGGAAGGTCAACACGCGCTTTCCGTTGAAGCGTATGAGTTGTTCTTAGAAACGAGAGCGCATGAAAACCCGGATGTATTTGCCGCCGAAGCTTCACTTGTCGGGGTTTATCCACTTACGTCGGTAGAAGTGGGAATAACCCGCGACTATGAAACCTACAATATTCTTGGGACGGCGTATATGAAACTCGGACGTGTGCTGGACGCAAAACGCACCTACGAAAAAGCGATACAGCTTGTACCGAAATATGGTGAGGCATACAATAACCTCGCACGCCTCTATGCGGACAATTATCCGAACCCTATTTGGATGAAAGATTGGAGGGTCGGAAGGTTAGAAGCGTGGACGGTAGAGGCTCCCCGCCAATCTTCCGATCTTCCACTCTTACAGACTTCTCTCCCCAGTCTACGGCTTGCTGAGGCGTTAGCCTATACAGCCGTAACGTTGAATCCGGATGTCGCTGCTTATCACGACACCCTCGGTTGGGTTTTATCGAAGCGGGGACAGGTGAACAAGGGGATGAAAACCTTGGAACGCGCCATCAATCTACAGAGCGATGCCGTTGAGCCTCATTATCACCTCGCGCAGGTCGCACTAAAAGCCAACGAACGGCAGAAGGCAATAGAAGCGATCCGAAACGTGTTCAAACTCAATCCGGCTTTTGTATCGCTCAATACAACGGAACAGCGATGA
- a CDS encoding S8 family serine peptidase, with amino-acid sequence MTKKFFYLYILVLFVHSQLIFAQSNSGDFPYITETPGELIVRLHPDASGEHLERLSRQLGAVSVFPVFPSTTAGGRHPRLRRIYLIRFPKDWQLDTLRRRYERHGAIEAVEMNRLNQFCAETPPNDPNYVEQWNLDVLNMRQAWNIEQGKPHVTVAVVDSGIATQHPELRSRIWENVGEIPRNGIDDDGNGYVDDKNGWDFSDAPTLPGSGDWTVRDNDPEDETGHGTHVSGIIAAEANNGRGIAGIASNCRLMPLRAGFKYGGGAYLQNDDLAAAIVYAADNGAGVINMSWGDTVRAFIIEDAVEYAHHRGCVLVGAAGNSATIGSYYPAALKSVISVAGLGQEKQLYDGSNFGATINIAAPGEEILSTALKGEYGKRDGTSMAAAHVSGVAALVLSANPNATNIRIQEKLIATAKPLFITELVGAGALDAYAALTETSTPLVAEINAQRTLQHAFGGEQSHGGVEIVGAEIAREVIFDRIEIIGSAGGTEFSEYWLEYGIGEVPELWYPLGTVQTEPKFRACLYKWDTSTLVEGGYTLRLSVKSENGDIKRVKAVVDVAHEVPLVIKHEAQPWLAGNRFNSVVMWETEALTTGKIQILEANGNINRTGHSDAENLLHFVNMSDLGVPPGTYVYRLAVKSSVGELHIDDNNGRLYQLGVDDTSIDISHLRQVASIDSGLHAIASPVDINRNGKLELFAVEMGTGAAHVLEIADDGTDEQIFSFPESLWPWAAADTDNDGLIEVLCNASGATFLLEQPAQGELPTERIWEARGQWSRTIADADADGTPEIFARDDVTNTISVYEAVENNDYRIVATLENPMWGNTGISANFATGDFDGDGRTEILAGDNSGRVFIHEATGNDEYRQTWIHTLPEGIPQLFATGDMDGDGNAEFAICAKTGTQVGTTQLDIRYHHWLLTVFKSEGDDIYRAVWTQRIRDVRDGGNGMTISDVNNDGRNELCIAVQPNFYLVQYDGIDYRPIWHHPSTSTFNPIVVDLNGDGVKALLFNSNNALTVFETSETVTPSPPSTSVSVAPTQRPRLHTAVHSPPNQLLLEFDKPMGISATNAGRYRLHKQGNSENGSQRYTPRSAILDKAGKRVVLTFSPEVFRTGNHYQIEALQLSDISGADLAEDARMLTIMLPAPMLAEVIVYPNPVITCNQVTFDKLPAGTDVYIYDVSGNCIASLTRTEYERDRRVWELFGVSSGVYIYVLSSEKDQRIGKFSVIR; translated from the coding sequence ATGACAAAGAAATTTTTTTACCTCTATATCCTTGTTCTATTTGTCCATTCGCAATTAATCTTTGCCCAAAGCAATTCGGGCGATTTTCCTTACATCACTGAAACACCGGGAGAATTGATCGTCCGTTTACATCCCGATGCATCCGGTGAGCATCTCGAAAGGTTGAGCAGACAACTTGGGGCAGTATCTGTTTTCCCAGTTTTTCCCTCCACGACAGCCGGTGGACGACACCCTCGGCTCCGTCGTATCTATCTGATTCGGTTTCCAAAAGATTGGCAATTGGACACTTTACGACGACGGTATGAACGACACGGTGCGATTGAAGCGGTTGAGATGAATCGTCTCAACCAATTCTGTGCAGAAACGCCCCCGAACGATCCAAACTACGTGGAGCAGTGGAATCTGGATGTCCTCAATATGAGGCAGGCATGGAATATAGAACAAGGAAAACCGCACGTAACGGTGGCAGTCGTTGATAGCGGGATTGCCACCCAGCACCCTGAATTGCGTTCACGGATTTGGGAGAATGTCGGTGAGATTCCAAGAAATGGTATTGACGATGACGGAAACGGTTACGTTGACGACAAAAACGGATGGGATTTCAGCGATGCGCCGACGCTTCCGGGCAGTGGCGATTGGACAGTCCGCGATAACGATCCCGAAGATGAAACTGGACACGGAACACACGTCTCCGGTATCATCGCTGCGGAGGCGAACAATGGACGTGGGATCGCGGGGATCGCGTCGAACTGTCGTTTGATGCCTCTCAGAGCGGGTTTCAAGTATGGAGGCGGTGCGTATCTCCAGAATGACGATCTCGCCGCTGCTATTGTTTACGCCGCAGACAATGGGGCAGGCGTGATTAATATGAGTTGGGGGGATACGGTGCGTGCTTTTATCATAGAAGATGCCGTAGAATACGCCCATCATCGCGGGTGTGTCTTGGTGGGTGCCGCCGGCAATTCGGCGACAATCGGCTCTTACTATCCGGCTGCTCTTAAATCCGTTATCTCCGTTGCAGGGCTTGGACAGGAAAAGCAGTTGTATGACGGTTCTAATTTCGGTGCTACCATTAACATCGCCGCGCCCGGTGAAGAGATTCTCAGCACGGCACTTAAGGGGGAGTACGGAAAGAGAGACGGGACATCCATGGCGGCTGCGCACGTCTCTGGGGTCGCTGCGCTCGTCTTGTCGGCAAATCCGAACGCCACCAACATACGGATTCAAGAGAAGTTGATTGCGACTGCAAAGCCGCTTTTCATTACCGAACTCGTTGGCGCAGGGGCATTGGATGCTTATGCCGCACTCACGGAAACCTCGACACCGCTTGTTGCGGAAATTAATGCGCAACGGACATTGCAACACGCCTTCGGTGGAGAACAATCTCACGGTGGCGTTGAAATTGTTGGCGCGGAGATAGCGCGCGAGGTTATCTTTGATAGGATTGAAATCATCGGCAGCGCGGGTGGGACTGAATTTTCTGAATACTGGTTGGAGTATGGCATCGGCGAGGTCCCGGAGTTATGGTATCCGTTGGGAACTGTACAAACTGAACCGAAATTTAGGGCGTGTCTATATAAATGGGACACTTCTACTTTAGTGGAAGGCGGGTATACGCTGCGCCTGAGTGTTAAATCTGAAAATGGAGACATCAAGAGAGTCAAGGCGGTTGTTGACGTGGCGCACGAGGTGCCTCTTGTTATAAAGCATGAAGCACAACCATGGCTTGCAGGAAACAGATTCAATTCGGTGGTGATGTGGGAAACGGAAGCATTAACCACAGGCAAAATCCAAATTCTTGAGGCGAACGGAAATATCAATAGAACCGGTCATTCGGACGCAGAGAACTTACTTCATTTCGTCAATATGTCGGATTTAGGCGTGCCGCCCGGCACTTATGTGTACCGGTTGGCAGTGAAAAGTAGCGTCGGAGAACTGCACATTGATGACAACAACGGCAGGTTATATCAGCTTGGAGTGGACGATACCTCGATTGATATATCGCATCTCCGGCAAGTCGCATCCATTGACAGTGGATTGCACGCTATCGCTTCCCCGGTAGATATAAACAGAAACGGGAAGTTGGAACTCTTTGCCGTTGAAATGGGGACTGGCGCAGCACACGTTCTTGAAATAGCTGATGACGGAACGGACGAACAAATTTTTTCATTTCCCGAATCACTGTGGCCCTGGGCGGCAGCGGATACAGATAACGATGGACTTATAGAGGTGTTGTGCAACGCTTCGGGAGCGACATTTTTGCTGGAGCAACCCGCACAAGGTGAACTTCCAACGGAACGCATCTGGGAAGCACGCGGGCAGTGGAGCCGGACAATCGCAGATGCGGATGCAGATGGCACACCGGAGATATTCGCTCGTGATGATGTCACGAACACCATTTCGGTATACGAGGCGGTCGAAAATAACGATTATCGAATTGTAGCGACCCTTGAAAACCCGATGTGGGGAAACACTGGGATTAGTGCGAATTTCGCCACGGGCGATTTTGACGGTGATGGACGGACAGAGATTTTAGCTGGGGACAACAGTGGGAGAGTATTCATACATGAGGCGACTGGAAACGACGAATACAGACAAACTTGGATACACACGCTTCCTGAAGGAATACCACAACTCTTTGCCACTGGGGATATGGACGGCGATGGGAATGCCGAGTTTGCTATCTGCGCCAAAACGGGTACCCAAGTCGGCACTACACAACTTGATATTCGTTATCATCACTGGCTTTTAACTGTCTTCAAATCAGAGGGTGATGATATCTATCGTGCCGTGTGGACACAACGCATCCGTGATGTGCGGGATGGCGGAAATGGGATGACGATTTCGGACGTCAATAACGATGGCCGCAATGAACTTTGCATCGCTGTTCAGCCTAACTTCTATCTCGTGCAGTATGACGGAATAGACTATCGACCTATCTGGCACCACCCTTCAACAAGCACTTTCAATCCGATTGTCGTTGATCTGAATGGCGATGGAGTAAAGGCACTACTGTTTAATAGTAATAATGCCTTGACCGTTTTTGAGACTTCTGAAACGGTTACACCCAGCCCACCGTCCACATCGGTATCTGTCGCCCCAACACAGCGCCCACGCTTGCATACCGCTGTGCATTCGCCACCGAATCAGCTCTTGTTGGAGTTTGACAAACCGATGGGTATCTCTGCGACGAACGCTGGACGCTACCGTCTGCACAAGCAGGGAAACTCAGAAAACGGATCGCAACGTTACACGCCACGCTCGGCTATTCTTGACAAAGCAGGAAAGCGGGTTGTTCTTACATTCTCTCCAGAAGTCTTTCGCACGGGCAATCACTATCAGATTGAGGCACTACAACTTTCGGATATATCCGGTGCCGATCTCGCAGAGGATGCCAGAATGTTGACAATAATGCTGCCCGCCCCAATGCTTGCCGAGGTGATTGTCTATCCGAATCCGGTGATAACCTGTAATCAGGTTACATTTGATAAACTACCGGCGGGAACGGACGTTTATATCTACGATGTGAGTGGAAATTGTATTGCATCACTGACTCGGACAGAATATGAGAGAGATAGGCGAGTTTGGGAGCTTTTTGGGGTCAGTAGTGGGGTCTATATTTATGTCCTTTCGTCTGAAAAGGATCAACGCATCGGCAAATTCTCTGTCATTCGTTAG
- a CDS encoding acetolactate synthase large subunit, which yields MKASELIVKCLENESVDYIFGIPGEENLDLMDALLESNIQFIQTRDERGAAFMADVYGRLTGRAGVCLATLGPGAMNLVTGVADANMDRAPLVAITGQASLDRMHKESHQYMDVVSVFKPMTKWNTLLHLPEIIPESMSKAFKTATGEKPGATHIDFPEDVAKMKVSAEPMPHDFPSETEPIVSCLLRAAQLINDAKQPIILAGNGVVRQGASRILTQFAEMTNIPVAHTFMGKGSIPWTHRLSLLSVGLQANDFVSCGFDRADLVIAIGYDIVEYHPRLWNPDRNKKLIHIDTQPSESDAAYVTDVEMVGNIRQSLRHLMAQEIYPKDSEYASNTLRKIILDQLDEHREDMGFPMKPQKILSDVRSVLAEDDILISDVGAHKMWIARMYPCYQPNTCIISNGFASMGIAQPGAFVAKLIYPERKCLAICGDGGFLMNSQELETATRIGVPFVTLIFNDEAYGLIEWKQMNDFGRPAHIDFTNPDFVKYAEAFGAKGYRVEGSDELVPILKDAFRQKVPSVIDCPVDYAENLRLTNELGHLTCPI from the coding sequence ATGAAAGCCTCAGAATTGATCGTTAAATGTCTGGAAAACGAAAGCGTTGACTATATATTCGGCATACCGGGTGAAGAAAACCTGGATTTGATGGACGCGCTGTTAGAATCCAACATCCAATTTATTCAAACCCGCGATGAACGGGGTGCCGCCTTCATGGCAGATGTCTACGGGCGTCTCACTGGACGCGCGGGTGTATGTCTTGCCACCTTAGGTCCAGGCGCTATGAACCTTGTCACAGGCGTTGCCGATGCGAATATGGATAGAGCACCTCTCGTTGCGATCACCGGACAAGCGAGTTTAGACAGGATGCACAAAGAATCTCATCAATACATGGATGTCGTCTCCGTTTTCAAACCGATGACGAAATGGAATACGCTTCTTCACCTCCCCGAAATCATCCCGGAATCGATGAGTAAAGCTTTTAAAACAGCGACCGGAGAGAAACCCGGCGCTACACACATCGACTTTCCAGAAGATGTCGCTAAGATGAAAGTTAGCGCGGAACCGATGCCACATGACTTTCCCAGCGAAACAGAACCCATTGTATCCTGTTTGCTGCGCGCTGCGCAACTGATTAACGATGCCAAGCAACCGATTATTCTCGCAGGAAACGGGGTTGTCCGTCAAGGTGCTTCCCGGATTCTGACCCAATTCGCCGAGATGACGAACATTCCCGTTGCACACACCTTTATGGGCAAAGGTAGCATTCCGTGGACCCATCGACTCTCCCTCCTGAGTGTAGGTTTACAGGCAAACGATTTCGTCTCCTGTGGATTTGACAGGGCAGACCTCGTCATCGCAATCGGTTACGATATCGTCGAATACCATCCACGTCTCTGGAATCCTGATCGGAACAAGAAACTCATCCATATTGATACACAACCGAGCGAAAGTGATGCCGCTTACGTCACGGATGTCGAGATGGTAGGCAACATCCGTCAGAGTCTCAGACACCTGATGGCACAAGAAATCTATCCTAAAGATTCAGAGTATGCCTCGAACACCTTACGCAAAATTATACTCGACCAACTCGACGAACACCGCGAGGATATGGGATTCCCGATGAAGCCTCAAAAAATCTTGAGTGATGTCCGTTCTGTGCTTGCTGAAGATGACATCCTCATTTCCGATGTCGGCGCGCACAAAATGTGGATCGCCCGTATGTATCCGTGCTATCAACCGAATACGTGCATCATTTCCAACGGTTTCGCCTCCATGGGCATCGCGCAACCGGGTGCTTTTGTGGCGAAACTTATCTATCCAGAACGCAAATGTTTGGCAATTTGCGGTGATGGCGGTTTCTTGATGAACTCGCAGGAACTCGAAACAGCGACGCGAATCGGGGTGCCCTTCGTCACGCTTATCTTCAATGACGAGGCTTACGGGCTTATCGAGTGGAAGCAGATGAACGATTTTGGTAGACCCGCCCACATCGACTTTACAAATCCCGATTTCGTCAAATACGCCGAAGCCTTCGGTGCAAAGGGCTATAGAGTCGAAGGCAGTGACGAATTGGTGCCTATCCTCAAAGATGCGTTCCGTCAGAAAGTTCCGTCAGTTATTGATTGCCCGGTTGATTATGCCGAAAATCTACGCTTAACCAACGAACTTGGGCACCTGACATGCCCGATTTAA